Proteins from a genomic interval of Kribbella aluminosa:
- a CDS encoding DNA translocase FtsK, with the protein MIGWTAICLGVLGLIHIANGLPRPNNPADGPLRDAGGAIGYFISSFLSDLLTQYVAAPLLVLLSIFGALVVTGTPVYAIPLRFRAAFDVLMGRTELPADAPSVQGAPTDDTVRLTRKQRRAKAELEDDNDPTVKPYDSPVLKDEPKRGRKAKAKPIAEEEPYDVDEAAAAFVPASGPAFEPPAPSKQPEPAPEPPPHTPLPQRVEQLSLSGDITYTLPDGQMLKPGSVHKPRTKASDQVVDRLTEVFDQFGIDAQVTGYTRGPTVTRYEVELGSAVKVEKVTALSKNIAYAVASADVRILSPIPGKSAIGIEIPNTDKETVSLGDVVRSATARNDHHPMVAGLGKDVEGGFVVANMAKMPHLLVAGATGSGKSSFVNSLITSVLMRATPDEVRMILVDPKRVELNNYEGIPHLITPIITNAKKAAEALQWVVREMDMRYDDLAAFGFRHVDDFNKAVRGGKVKPPPGSERVLTPYPYLLVIVDELADLMMVAPRDVEDSIVRITQLARAAGIHLVLATQRPSVDVVTGLIKANVPSRLAFATSSLADSRVILDQPGAEKLVGQGDGLFLPMGASKPMRIQGAWVTENEIRGVVEHCREQLQPTYREDVTVAPGPSKDLDDEIGDDLDLVVQAAELIVSTQFGSTSMLQRKLRVGFAKAGRLMDILESRGVVGPSEGSKARDVLVKPDDLEDFISTLRGE; encoded by the coding sequence GTGATCGGCTGGACGGCGATCTGCCTCGGTGTGCTCGGCCTGATCCACATCGCCAACGGCCTGCCCCGGCCGAACAACCCGGCCGACGGCCCGCTGCGCGACGCCGGCGGCGCGATCGGCTACTTCATCTCGTCGTTCCTGTCCGACCTGCTCACCCAGTACGTCGCCGCGCCGCTCCTGGTGCTGCTGTCGATCTTCGGCGCGCTGGTCGTCACCGGGACACCGGTGTACGCGATCCCGCTGCGGTTCCGCGCGGCGTTCGACGTACTGATGGGCCGGACCGAGCTGCCCGCGGACGCGCCGTCCGTGCAGGGCGCGCCGACCGACGACACCGTCCGGCTGACCCGTAAGCAGCGCCGCGCGAAGGCGGAGCTCGAGGACGACAACGACCCGACGGTCAAGCCGTACGACTCGCCGGTGCTGAAGGACGAGCCGAAACGCGGACGCAAGGCGAAGGCCAAGCCGATCGCGGAGGAGGAGCCGTACGACGTCGACGAGGCTGCTGCCGCCTTCGTCCCGGCGTCCGGGCCCGCGTTCGAGCCCCCGGCGCCGAGCAAGCAGCCCGAGCCGGCGCCCGAGCCGCCGCCGCACACCCCGCTGCCGCAGCGCGTCGAACAGCTCAGCCTGTCCGGCGACATCACGTACACGCTTCCGGACGGGCAGATGCTCAAGCCCGGCTCGGTGCACAAGCCCCGCACCAAGGCGTCCGACCAGGTCGTCGACCGGCTGACCGAGGTCTTCGACCAGTTCGGTATCGACGCCCAGGTCACCGGCTACACCCGCGGCCCGACAGTCACCCGGTACGAGGTCGAGCTCGGTTCGGCGGTGAAGGTCGAGAAGGTCACCGCGCTGTCGAAGAACATCGCCTACGCGGTGGCGTCGGCCGACGTACGGATCCTGTCGCCGATCCCGGGCAAGTCCGCGATCGGTATCGAGATCCCGAACACCGACAAGGAGACCGTCAGCCTCGGCGACGTGGTCCGGTCGGCGACCGCCCGCAACGACCACCACCCGATGGTGGCCGGCCTGGGCAAGGACGTCGAGGGCGGGTTCGTGGTCGCGAACATGGCGAAGATGCCGCACCTGCTGGTCGCCGGTGCCACCGGCTCCGGAAAGTCGTCGTTCGTCAACTCGCTGATCACCTCGGTCCTGATGCGCGCCACGCCCGACGAGGTGCGGATGATCCTGGTCGACCCGAAGCGGGTCGAGCTGAACAACTACGAGGGCATCCCGCACCTGATCACGCCGATCATCACCAACGCCAAGAAGGCCGCCGAGGCGCTGCAGTGGGTCGTCCGCGAGATGGACATGCGGTACGACGACCTCGCCGCGTTCGGGTTCCGGCACGTCGACGACTTCAACAAGGCGGTCCGCGGCGGCAAGGTGAAGCCGCCGCCGGGCTCCGAGCGGGTGCTGACGCCGTACCCGTACCTGCTGGTGATCGTCGATGAGCTCGCCGACCTGATGATGGTCGCGCCGCGCGACGTCGAGGACTCGATCGTCCGGATCACCCAGCTGGCCCGGGCCGCCGGTATCCACCTGGTGCTCGCCACCCAGCGGCCGTCGGTGGACGTCGTCACCGGTCTGATCAAGGCGAACGTGCCGTCCCGGCTGGCGTTCGCGACCTCGTCGCTGGCCGACAGCCGGGTCATCCTCGACCAGCCCGGTGCGGAGAAGCTGGTCGGTCAGGGTGACGGGCTGTTCCTGCCGATGGGTGCCAGCAAGCCGATGCGTATCCAGGGCGCCTGGGTCACCGAGAACGAGATCCGCGGCGTCGTCGAGCACTGCAGGGAGCAGCTGCAGCCGACGTACCGCGAGGACGTCACGGTGGCGCCGGGCCCGAGCAAGGACCTGGACGACGAGATCGGCGACGACCTCGACCTCGTCGTACAGGCGGCGGAGCTGATCGTTTCCACCCAGTTCGGCTCGACGTCGATGCTGCAGCGTAAGCTCCGCGTCGGTTTCGCCAAGGCCGGCCGGCTGATGGACATCCTGGAGAGCCGCGGCGTCGTCGGTCCCAGTGAAGGTTCCAAGGCCAGGGACGTCCTGGTCAAACCCGACGATCTAGAGGACTTCATCAGCACCCTCCGAGGAGAGTGA
- a CDS encoding helix-turn-helix domain-containing protein, which produces MSIGSELTAARERADMTIEQLSAATRIRTGLLIAMEADDFSRCGGNFYARGHIRAIARVVKADPAPLLATFDAEHAVEDEKSRREERAAVKSPTLRPARPRWALVVGAILVILMGWGMVRLFTLPSDIEANASKTATTSATVTTPAPTPTGAPSGRPTAQPTKKPASPKPPVLKTELTMTAKGNGTYLTVLDRTDRKIFQGRLTPGIAQSVTSAGDIRVQVGNPTNLVVVLNGKRVPTNLTKFTAHPNGTLTKSA; this is translated from the coding sequence GTGAGCATCGGCAGCGAGCTCACGGCGGCCCGCGAACGGGCCGACATGACGATCGAGCAGCTGAGCGCCGCGACCCGGATCAGAACCGGGTTGCTGATCGCCATGGAGGCCGACGACTTCTCCCGGTGCGGCGGGAACTTCTACGCCCGCGGGCACATCCGGGCGATCGCCCGGGTGGTGAAGGCCGACCCCGCCCCGCTGCTCGCCACCTTCGACGCCGAACACGCCGTCGAGGACGAGAAGTCGCGCCGCGAGGAACGCGCCGCGGTGAAGAGCCCGACGCTGCGCCCGGCACGACCGCGGTGGGCCCTGGTGGTCGGCGCGATCCTGGTGATCCTGATGGGCTGGGGGATGGTGCGGCTGTTCACGCTGCCCAGCGACATCGAGGCGAACGCGTCCAAGACCGCGACCACCTCCGCCACCGTCACCACACCGGCCCCGACGCCGACCGGCGCGCCGTCGGGCCGGCCGACCGCACAGCCGACGAAGAAACCGGCCAGCCCGAAGCCGCCGGTCCTGAAGACCGAGCTGACCATGACCGCGAAGGGCAACGGCACCTACCTGACGGTCCTCGACCGGACGGACCGCAAGATCTTCCAGGGCCGCCTCACTCCCGGCATAGCCCAGTCCGTCACCAGCGCCGGCGACATCCGCGTCCAGGTCGGCAACCCCACCAACCTCGTCGTAGTACTCAACGGCAAACGCGTCCCCACCAACCTCACCAAGTTCACCGCCCACCCCAATGGCACCCTCACCAAGTCCGCCTAG
- a CDS encoding MiaB/RimO family radical SAM methylthiotransferase: MTTPPTTVALVTLGCARNDVDSEELAGRLEAGGFRLVDDAAEADTVVVNTCGFVEAAKKDSVDTLLAAADYKDSGRTQAVVAVGCLAERYGEQLAEALPETDAVLSFDDYTDISDRLRSILAGTKHQSHVPHDRRKLLPLAPADRHTAPAVSLPGHGDPATARTADATATTATTAATTAKANGTTASAATTAETIATTASAADSGGPASAVGTTGTTSGVGRGDHIPDVLRPAGSPAPAELKGRFVTGAPEELKIDAPDLATAPASGPRIMRRRLDGGPMAPLKLASGCDRRCAFCAIPMFRGAFMSRRPAEVLREAEWLADNGVRELFLVSENSTSYGKDLGDLRLLETLVGEIAKVPGITRVRVSYLQPAEMRPTLMSAMTATPGVVPYFDLSFQHASGPLLRRMRRFGDAERFLELIAQVRAAAPTAGIRSNVIVGFPGETEDDVDILCDFLSRAGLDAIGVFGYSDEDGTEAETYDGKLDEDTIAARLDRVTRLAEDLTSARAESRIGELLEVIVESLDPTDTLDPTDTLDPTDTLAAAQNTADLHEDTPVADQTPASPSAGQVAAETPSASSGIAEGRAAHQGPEVDGVTTVTGLPEGVRVGDLVSAKVVASDGVDLIAEFAALVSTPDTRPAVNLTA, translated from the coding sequence ATGACTACGCCACCCACCACCGTCGCCCTGGTCACGCTGGGCTGTGCCCGCAACGATGTCGACTCCGAGGAACTGGCCGGCCGGCTCGAAGCCGGCGGTTTCCGCCTCGTCGACGACGCCGCCGAGGCGGACACGGTGGTGGTGAACACCTGCGGCTTCGTCGAGGCCGCCAAGAAGGACTCCGTCGACACTCTCCTGGCCGCCGCCGACTACAAGGACTCCGGCCGTACCCAGGCGGTAGTCGCCGTCGGTTGCCTCGCCGAGCGCTACGGCGAACAACTCGCCGAAGCCCTCCCGGAAACCGACGCCGTCCTCAGCTTCGACGACTACACCGACATCTCGGACCGCCTCCGCTCCATCCTCGCCGGCACCAAACACCAGTCCCACGTCCCCCACGACCGCCGCAAACTCCTCCCCCTGGCCCCCGCGGACCGCCACACCGCCCCCGCCGTCTCCCTCCCCGGCCACGGCGACCCAGCGACCGCCCGCACCGCGGACGCCACAGCCACCACCGCCACGACTGCCGCCACTACCGCGAAGGCCAACGGGACGACTGCGAGTGCGGCCACTACCGCGGAGACCATCGCGACGACTGCGAGTGCCGCTGACTCCGGCGGTCCCGCCTCGGCCGTCGGCACCACGGGGACCACCAGCGGCGTCGGCCGGGGGGATCACATCCCCGACGTACTCCGGCCGGCCGGCTCGCCCGCTCCCGCGGAGCTCAAGGGACGCTTCGTCACGGGCGCTCCGGAGGAGCTGAAGATCGACGCCCCGGACCTCGCCACCGCACCCGCGAGCGGCCCCCGCATCATGCGCCGCCGCCTCGACGGCGGACCGATGGCTCCACTGAAGCTCGCCTCCGGCTGCGACCGCCGCTGTGCGTTCTGCGCCATCCCGATGTTCCGCGGCGCCTTCATGTCCCGCCGCCCCGCCGAGGTGCTGCGCGAAGCCGAGTGGCTCGCCGACAACGGCGTCCGCGAACTCTTCCTGGTCTCCGAGAACTCCACCTCCTACGGCAAGGACCTCGGCGACCTCCGCCTCCTCGAAACCCTGGTCGGCGAGATCGCCAAGGTCCCGGGCATCACCCGCGTCCGCGTCTCCTACCTCCAGCCCGCCGAGATGCGCCCCACCCTGATGAGCGCGATGACCGCCACCCCCGGCGTCGTTCCGTACTTCGACCTGTCGTTCCAGCACGCCTCCGGCCCGCTCCTGCGCCGGATGCGCCGCTTCGGCGACGCCGAACGCTTCCTCGAACTCATCGCCCAGGTCCGCGCCGCCGCCCCCACCGCCGGCATCCGGAGCAACGTCATCGTCGGCTTCCCCGGCGAGACCGAAGACGACGTCGACATCCTCTGCGACTTCCTCTCCCGCGCAGGCCTGGACGCGATCGGCGTCTTTGGCTACTCCGACGAGGACGGCACCGAGGCCGAGACGTACGACGGCAAACTCGACGAGGACACCATCGCCGCCCGCCTGGACCGCGTCACCCGACTCGCCGAGGACCTCACCTCGGCCCGAGCCGAATCCCGCATCGGCGAACTCCTCGAAGTAATCGTCGAATCCCTCGACCCCACCGACACCCTCGACCCCACCGACACCCTCGACCCCACCGACACCCTCGCCGCCGCCCAGAACACAGCAGACCTGCACGAGGACACACCGGTCGCCGACCAGACTCCCGCGTCGCCGTCCGCCGGACAGGTGGCAGCGGAGACTCCCTCGGCTTCCTCCGGGATCGCCGAGGGGCGGGCTGCGCATCAGGGCCCCGAGGTGGACGGCGTCACCACGGTGACCGGACTCCCGGAGGGTGTCCGGGTGGGAGATCTGGTGTCCGCGAAGGTGGTGGCGAGCGACGGCGTCGACCTGATCGCCGAGTTCGCGGCACTCGTGAGCACGCCAGACACCCGCCCGGCAGTTAACCTGACCGCGTGA
- the pgsA gene encoding CDP-diacylglycerol--glycerol-3-phosphate 3-phosphatidyltransferase, translating into MTNPPSNSAPRAAGGQLHAPSAWNVPNALTVLRLVLVPLFVWLLLRDGGHAAGDRLLATAAFVVAIVTDRFDGDIARRWNLVTNFGKIADPIADKALTGAAFLGLSYLGELPWWVTILVMVREWGVTALRFWVIRHGVMPASRGGKLKTVLQAIALGLYLLPWQHLAIVHWPAVAIMTAAVLVTVVTGIDYLSRALHLRAAAKRPLP; encoded by the coding sequence GTGACCAACCCGCCTTCGAACTCGGCGCCGCGCGCAGCCGGCGGACAACTCCACGCGCCCAGCGCCTGGAACGTGCCGAACGCGCTCACCGTGCTGCGGCTGGTCCTGGTGCCGCTGTTCGTCTGGCTCCTGCTCCGGGACGGCGGCCACGCGGCCGGCGACCGCCTGCTCGCCACCGCAGCGTTCGTGGTCGCGATCGTCACCGACCGCTTCGACGGTGACATCGCCCGCCGCTGGAATCTGGTCACGAACTTCGGCAAGATCGCCGACCCGATCGCCGACAAGGCCCTCACCGGAGCCGCCTTCCTCGGCCTCTCGTACCTGGGTGAACTCCCGTGGTGGGTGACCATCCTGGTCATGGTCCGCGAATGGGGCGTGACCGCCCTCCGCTTCTGGGTCATCCGCCACGGCGTCATGCCCGCCAGCCGAGGCGGCAAACTCAAAACCGTCCTCCAAGCGATCGCCCTCGGCCTCTACCTCCTCCCGTGGCAACACCTCGCGATCGTCCACTGGCCGGCCGTCGCCATCATGACCGCCGCCGTCCTGGTAACGGTCGTCACCGGCATCGACTACCTCTCCCGAGCTCTCCACCTCCGCGCCGCCGCCAAACGCCCCCTCCCATAA
- a CDS encoding DUF2332 domain-containing protein: MPGPSDGTAGARGRGRALAEVYRRFGESEKAKGSPLYGQIAIALSSSEEALRVIETAPARRRNPTLVLAALHDVALAGQAPALASAFTAPPAAPDPTPGTESTTSTGVSGAAVTGPRGRGRGAGGRSVGEAAVEVMVGMAELVLERLVGRKVRGDEGGRHAVLYPAVAEVARRVGAGAVGLIDVGRSAGLNLVVDRVGISYGNGQLFGDAGSGVQASASVVRGGLLPSTAMPEVMARVAVGDELVDVTDADEARWLRACVPPDQVERLARLEAELALAAADPPVMVPGAVLDVLPEAIARVPDGVLPVVMTTWVLSSLDLEERLRFLQRLDEAATRRTVAWVSVEGVGVAPGVPTYGDRRASGHSILGVSVFEHSSLHATGVGRCWLRGEMLAWLAGTSSPADR, from the coding sequence ATGCCAGGGCCGAGTGATGGGACCGCAGGCGCTCGCGGGCGCGGGCGAGCGCTCGCCGAGGTGTACCGCCGATTCGGCGAGTCCGAGAAGGCGAAGGGCTCGCCTCTGTACGGGCAGATCGCGATCGCGCTGAGCAGTTCCGAAGAAGCCCTGCGCGTGATCGAGACCGCACCAGCCCGCCGACGCAACCCAACGCTGGTGCTTGCCGCTCTGCACGACGTCGCGCTCGCAGGCCAAGCCCCTGCTCTCGCCTCCGCATTCACGGCCCCGCCCGCCGCGCCTGACCCGACCCCTGGCACCGAGAGCACCACCAGCACCGGGGTCTCCGGCGCCGCCGTCACGGGTCCACGCGGCAGGGGGCGCGGTGCTGGTGGGAGATCGGTTGGGGAGGCGGCGGTTGAGGTGATGGTCGGGATGGCGGAATTGGTTCTGGAGCGGTTGGTGGGGCGGAAGGTCCGGGGGGATGAGGGTGGGCGGCATGCCGTGTTGTACCCGGCGGTTGCCGAAGTTGCGCGGCGAGTCGGGGCGGGTGCGGTTGGGTTGATCGATGTTGGGCGGTCGGCTGGGCTGAACTTGGTGGTCGATCGAGTCGGGATCTCGTACGGGAACGGGCAGTTGTTCGGTGACGCGGGTTCTGGAGTGCAGGCTTCGGCTTCGGTGGTTAGGGGCGGGCTGCTGCCGTCGACGGCTATGCCGGAGGTGATGGCTCGGGTTGCGGTTGGTGATGAGCTGGTTGATGTCACCGACGCGGATGAGGCGCGGTGGTTGCGGGCTTGTGTGCCGCCGGATCAGGTCGAGCGGTTGGCGCGACTCGAGGCCGAGTTGGCGTTGGCGGCGGCGGATCCGCCGGTGATGGTGCCGGGTGCGGTTCTCGACGTACTGCCGGAGGCGATTGCGCGGGTGCCGGACGGCGTGCTGCCGGTGGTGATGACGACCTGGGTGTTGTCGAGTTTGGATCTTGAGGAGCGGTTGCGGTTTCTGCAGCGGCTCGACGAGGCGGCCACACGGCGAACGGTGGCGTGGGTGTCGGTGGAGGGGGTTGGGGTGGCGCCGGGGGTTCCGACGTACGGCGATCGGCGGGCTTCGGGGCACAGCATTCTCGGGGTGAGCGTGTTCGAGCATTCGTCGCTGCACGCGACGGGGGTCGGACGGTGCTGGCTACGGGGCGAGATGCTCGCCTGGCTCGCAGGCACATCGTCCCCAGCAGACCGCTAA
- a CDS encoding CinA family protein encodes MAEDGVEAAVGRLVQLLLERRVTLATAESLTGGMVGAVLTDVPGVSAVYRGGLVVYATDLKAKLAGVPDELLAAVGPVHPDTAAALASGVRERLEADYGLATTGVAGPEPQAGIAAGTVYVAAAGPRSVQVRKLQLSGDRSAVRRGSVQAVLELGAEVVAEELD; translated from the coding sequence GTGGCTGAGGACGGGGTCGAAGCGGCGGTCGGTCGATTGGTGCAGCTGTTGCTGGAGCGTCGCGTGACGCTGGCCACGGCTGAGTCGTTGACCGGGGGGATGGTCGGTGCGGTTCTTACGGATGTGCCGGGAGTGTCGGCTGTGTATCGGGGTGGCCTGGTGGTTTACGCGACCGACCTCAAGGCCAAGCTCGCTGGTGTGCCGGACGAGCTGCTGGCCGCTGTGGGGCCGGTCCACCCGGACACGGCTGCCGCATTGGCCAGCGGTGTGCGGGAGCGTCTGGAGGCGGACTACGGCCTCGCCACGACCGGTGTGGCCGGACCCGAACCTCAGGCGGGTATCGCGGCGGGGACGGTGTACGTCGCGGCGGCCGGACCGCGCTCCGTACAGGTGCGGAAACTCCAGCTGTCCGGGGACCGGTCAGCTGTCCGGCGGGGGAGCGTCCAGGCCGTCCTGGAACTGGGCGCAGAAGTTGTGGCGGAAGAACTCGACTGA
- a CDS encoding helix-turn-helix domain-containing protein yields MVLVRGLLGDVLRRKRLRQGRTLREVSADARVSLGYLSEVERGQKEASSELLAAICTALDVPLSRVFAEVSEDLAREEALVLAHPAIEPEVVASAA; encoded by the coding sequence ATGGTGCTGGTTCGTGGCCTGCTGGGCGACGTGCTGCGGCGTAAGCGGCTGCGCCAGGGGCGCACTCTGCGCGAGGTATCCGCCGACGCCCGCGTGAGTCTCGGCTACCTGTCGGAGGTCGAGCGCGGCCAGAAGGAAGCCTCCAGCGAGCTGCTGGCGGCGATCTGCACGGCACTCGACGTGCCGTTGTCGAGGGTCTTCGCCGAGGTGAGCGAGGATCTGGCCCGCGAAGAGGCGCTCGTGCTGGCGCACCCGGCGATCGAGCCGGAGGTCGTGGCCTCGGCCGCTTGA
- a CDS encoding DUF4262 domain-containing protein: protein MFDREEMAMCIRCCDLTDEDYSRWIEENVQTYGWTMTYIPGDGGRNPAFGYTVGLSQFQHPEIIVFESEPCYAYLSLKPLAWAVLDGTEFDEGDDLSAFFPPPQTAELLRFPDSELHLHVANTMYRRPGQPPLPALQLVWPSRITLIQPVGNGRTPDRGVR from the coding sequence ATGTTCGATCGAGAGGAGATGGCGATGTGCATCAGGTGCTGTGACCTGACCGACGAGGACTACTCGCGGTGGATCGAGGAGAACGTCCAGACGTACGGCTGGACGATGACATACATCCCAGGCGACGGCGGCCGGAACCCTGCGTTCGGGTACACGGTGGGTCTCAGCCAGTTCCAGCATCCGGAAATCATCGTCTTCGAGAGCGAGCCCTGCTACGCGTACCTCAGCCTCAAGCCACTGGCCTGGGCGGTCCTGGACGGCACCGAGTTCGACGAGGGCGACGACCTGTCCGCATTCTTTCCGCCGCCGCAGACTGCCGAGCTGCTGCGGTTCCCCGACTCCGAGCTGCACCTGCATGTGGCCAACACCATGTACCGCCGGCCAGGGCAGCCGCCGCTGCCTGCGCTCCAGCTCGTCTGGCCGAGCCGCATCACGCTGATCCAGCCCGTTGGCAACGGGCGGACTCCCGACCGAGGTGTCCGATGA
- a CDS encoding Fpg/Nei family DNA glycosylase, translating into MPEGDTVWRACKRLNQSLAGQELVRTDFRVPSLATTDLSGRSMLEVVARGKHILMRLSGGLTLHSHFRMDGSWHLYRPGERWRGGPTDEIRAVLETETWTAVGYQLPVLDLVATDKEDSVVGHLGPDLLSPSFERAVAVANVESDPGRTISEALLDQRNLAGIGNFYRTEVCFLLGLHPWRPVSDVDVPAAIDLSRKLLKASVRNGVQVSTGVDRPGQRTWVFERAGKPCRRCGTTIRTASLGEPTRQRVTYWCPACQPEG; encoded by the coding sequence ATGCCTGAAGGAGACACCGTCTGGAGGGCATGCAAACGGCTGAACCAGTCTCTTGCCGGGCAGGAGCTCGTCCGAACGGACTTCCGGGTGCCGTCGTTGGCGACGACCGATCTGAGCGGCCGGAGCATGCTGGAGGTCGTTGCGCGCGGCAAGCACATTCTGATGCGTCTGTCCGGCGGGCTGACCCTGCACAGCCATTTCCGGATGGACGGCAGCTGGCACCTCTACCGGCCCGGAGAACGCTGGCGTGGCGGGCCTACGGACGAGATCCGGGCAGTGCTCGAGACGGAGACGTGGACCGCGGTCGGGTACCAGCTGCCTGTGCTCGATCTCGTCGCGACCGACAAGGAGGACAGCGTCGTCGGGCATCTCGGTCCCGATCTGCTCTCACCGTCGTTCGAGCGGGCAGTGGCTGTCGCCAACGTCGAGTCCGACCCCGGGAGGACGATCAGCGAGGCGCTGCTCGACCAGCGCAATCTCGCCGGGATCGGCAACTTCTACCGGACCGAGGTCTGCTTCCTGCTCGGTCTGCATCCATGGCGCCCGGTGTCGGACGTCGACGTACCGGCCGCGATCGATCTCAGCCGGAAACTGCTGAAGGCCAGCGTCCGGAACGGCGTTCAGGTGAGCACCGGGGTGGACCGTCCCGGTCAGCGCACCTGGGTGTTCGAACGCGCCGGCAAACCGTGCCGCCGATGCGGTACGACGATTCGCACCGCTTCCCTGGGCGAGCCGACCCGTCAACGTGTCACCTACTGGTGCCCCGCCTGCCAGCCCGAGGGCTGA